ggagcacaggctccggacgcgcaggctcagcgtccatggctcacgggcccagccgctcagcggcatgtgggatcttcccggaccggggcacgaacccgtgtgccctgcatcggcaggcggactctcaaccactgcgccaccagggaagccctagccagcATATTTTGAAGGCTAAGTTAAcatgaagtaataaaaataaaattcagccttGCTCTCAAGCTCTGAAAAAAAGGGTCCATCATAGTAAAAGCTGCAGTTTATAATCCCAGCATTCCTCCCATGAGTTGTCATACTGCTCTTTTTATATGATGCTTATCAGCAATGTCGTAAGAGTCAGATGCTCAACAGGTGCCGTTACACCAGCAAGGCTTGGAATACAACCAGGCCTCTTCCTCCTAGTGTAAAGATGATATACACTGAAACACTAGTGGCCCCAGAGAGCTCATGCATGAAGTAGCTCAGACTGGGGAGGCCAAAAGGCCATTCTTTCTTAGACGACTGCATGTGTTTCAGGGCAAATGAGTTACATGCTTCATTTCCTTTAAACCTATGATGAGGGTTTTTGTTCTTTGGAAGGCTCAAGCTGGATATGTGGTTCATGAGATTTATCCTGAAAGAGGTTGTCTTAACAGGGCATAGAACTGAGAAGAATCTAGCTGCTGACGTGCATATTTAatgtagtatttcttttttgtccaaaaaagttttgaaatgatGGTGCCTCTTAGAATCAGTGACATCATAGAAATAGGGTAGAGAAGTAGTGAAACATTTGGATGGTAGCCATACAACTCGTTTATCCACGTTCCAGGGAATCTTGTTTCGATTCATTGTGCGTTGCCTACGCTAGCCATTTCGCGCACTGGGCCTTCCTCCTCCTGTGGTGTGGTTGACACTACACCGTGTTGCCTTGTGTTGCTGGAGATGGTTGGGTGGTGTTGGTTGTTAATTCTGGGAATGAGAGCAGGTGTTCATGCTGTGCTGactgtttttcttgtttcagtGCACGAAGGCAGCCCTCTGGGTGAACTCCATCGTTGTATCCGGGAGGGGGTGAAGGTGAATGTTCACATCCGCACTTTCAAGGGACTTCGGGGCGTCTGTACAGGCTTCCTTGTTGCATTTGACAAGTTCTGGAATATGGTAATTAAACCTTTCTCAAGGGGCTGGAGAACCTTCTAGGGATTAAATTTTTCATATATCTCAAGGACCTTATTCAGCAAAACCTCCAGAATAACTTCCCAGAGGAGCTAGAATCTTTGCACTCTCttgagcaacaacaaaaaagttctttttattgcttttcccaaAGGCAGAGGCTTTCACCTGGGGTGATTTTGCCCATTCCTCCTtcccagggacatttggcaatgtcatTTGTTTTGGTTGTCATGACTGTGGGATggggtactactggcatctagtgggtagaggccagggctgctgctgctgcacatCCAACAGTACACAAAACACCGCCCCCCCCGcccaacaacaaagaattatctggtccaaaatgttaTTAGTGCCAGGGTTGAGAAGTCTAGCCCTAAGGAATAATTACTTATTTCATCTTTTAGTAGTTTTATGTTGATTTCCTACCaactatttttcattaatttaaaaatatttgctgacttcCCACTTTGGCTGGGCACAGTGCTAGGTACAGAAATTTTAGAAAGGAACTTTTACTCTACAGCTTTTGGAAAGACAGATGTGGATTGAGGGGAAGCAGACGTATTAATAAGCCAGACACTTTGCATAGTGTTTCCTTGTGAAGGAGTGTACCACGTGCCCTCAGTCTTCTAGAGGCTTACTGTCTATTTACTAAACATTTGTAGGAGAGAAGGGATATATTATAGCACAACTATAATATGAAGCAGTTAAAATAacattgataataataatagttgctgatacttattaagcacttgctatgtgccagatactataCTAAGGgctttatatataatatctcaATGAATGAGTTGTAGTAGTCTATCACtgttttatttcacaaatgaagaaattgaggctagCGATTTTGGAAGATTGGTCCCAGATCACACTGTTAGTAAGTGAAAGGACCATGACTTTATCCTTTCTGGCTTCGGAGACCATGTTTTAAGCTGTATGGAATCAgaaaacctggatttgaatcctagcttcaccatttgtgtgtgtgactCTAGGCCAagtaatttctctgagcctcagttttctcatctctaaagtgtagggaaaatattttattataattttacctttgaaggaaaagatttaaaagaatatatttgataACAGTGGTGGTAATCATAATACTGTCAGCTTATATTTGTAGGGTGATTCACACTTTTCAAAGTAATTTCTCATACCTGATCTGATTTGATCCTAACAGCTGTCCTGTGAGGTTGATCTCTCCACAACAAGAATTCACCAGCAATTCTATGTGTTACCCTGGTTAATCTCTATTAATTACTGTCAtaagacatacagactgaaaaggGAAAAGCAGCAGTAGAGTAGTGTTTCTTAACATGTGGTCTGAGGCTGTCCTGCATCAGAATCATGGGGTTTTTGGTTAAAATAGAAAGTTCCTGGGCTTCATCCCAGGATGAAGAATCTCTAGGAGGATAGCcttagatttatattttaataaacttcctAGATATTCATGCTCCCTGAAATTTATGAACCTCTACCCTGCGTTGGTAAAGGCACCTTACCATAGGGGAAACTCATCTTACATGGTCGTAGCCACTTGGAATTCCTATTCAGAGGGTGCCATGTATTACCATTTGTTTCTGCCCAAGAGCTGAGTCACCTGTTAAGGTTAGTTCTGCTATAATTAGATGTTattctgccttttaaattttttcctgaaagctataaaaataatatttgaatgctaccttattttcccccttttggtCTGTTTTTCTCTAGGCACTTACTGATGTGGATGAGACCTACCGAAAACCTGTTCTAGGCAAAGCATATGAACGGGATTCTTCATTGACTCTCACCAGGGTAGGCAGTTTCCCCTGACTTTCTGAGTACCCAACATGCTTTCAAGCTTAGGAATTAAGATCACTGAGCCCAGGGACCAGGGTTTCCAAGTGGAAAAACCCTATTGCTATCAACCAGGTATGCCTGGACCACGGTCTTCATTAGTCTCTTCCCATGCATCCAGCAAATCAAAAATGAGTCTGTGCTTCTTACTTGCATATTGTTTGAACAACACGTTACCTCTTATAAGGTTTAAAAGTCTTtcaggtttggggttttttttgttttttttttgtggtacgcgggcctctcactgttgtggcctctcccgttgtggagcacgggctccggacgcgcaggcttagcggccatggctcacgggcccagccactctgcggcatgtgggatcctcctggaccggggcacgagcctgtgtcccctgcatcggcaggcggactctcaaccactgcgccaccagggaagcccgtctttcAGTTTTATACCATAGAAAAAGCAGGTGCCTTTTCTCTtgacatatttattgatttatctgAGTTATggctagaaatagaaaattcgttactaactttttaaaaattgcaaagcaAGCAGTCCACAGAGCATGATAAAGGAATCTAGTCTTTCTTCTACATATTGAAAGAGGGATGTTGTAAACTAAAGGGAAGGCTAATACTTGTCATTGCTTTCCTTATAGCTCTTTGATCGACTAAAACTGCAGGATTCCTCCAAGAAGGAAACAGATTCCAAGTCTGCAGTTGAAGACTCCACTCTGTCCAGATACTCCCAGACATCCACCTGGAAGGTGGCTTCAGTGTGGGGACGAGGAGACACTGACCGGGGTTCACGCAAGCGTTCCCGCTCCGTCCCTTCTTCCCTGCAGGCATCGGCAAGGGAGGAGTCCAGGTCAGAGCTGTCAGGGAGGACTACACAGACAGAAGGGTCGAGTGCGGGAGGTACCTTTTCCAGGGCCACCACCCTTTCCAGGGGCCAGCCCCGTAAGAAAAAGCGAAAGCCCAAAGTGGATTACCAGCAGGTATTCACTCGACACATAAATCAGATTTTCATTCGAGGCGAGAATGTCCTGCTGGTTCATCTTGCACAGTGACCAGCTCGGCCTCACTTGAGCTTtggtttttagaaataaaatgcatgaatCGCTGCTATGCTATATCCTAGTATCCCAGTGAAGCTATGTGTTGGAATGATTCCCTCTGGTCTGGCATGTGCAGAGCATAGAGCCAGGCTCGGGCCCTCTGGGAGATGAGGTCCCTGAAGGGGAAACAGGCCTTGAGAGGGTGGGTGGGTGTTTGCATTAATATCAAGGCAAAAGCTGTACAGAGGTACATGCATCTTATTTGGTATCGTGGTCTACTTCAGACACTCAAACCAAATACTAGATTTGAATTAGGGAGCATGGTATGAATTGAATTC
The Physeter macrocephalus isolate SW-GA chromosome 8, ASM283717v5, whole genome shotgun sequence genome window above contains:
- the LSM11 gene encoding U7 snRNA-associated Sm-like protein LSm11, giving the protein MEERERGARSARAGSPARPPSPRLDVSSDSFDPLLALYAPRLPPIPYPNAPCFNNLAEYESFLRTGCRGGGRGRARGAAAGSGGPATAAAGSLGRTRRRLDIPAPDPERIQRLRRLMVAKEEGDGAAGARRRGPGRSRKAPRNVLTRMPLHEGSPLGELHRCIREGVKVNVHIRTFKGLRGVCTGFLVAFDKFWNMALTDVDETYRKPVLGKAYERDSSLTLTRLFDRLKLQDSSKKETDSKSAVEDSTLSRYSQTSTWKVASVWGRGDTDRGSRKRSRSVPSSLQASAREESRSELSGRTTQTEGSSAGGTFSRATTLSRGQPRKKKRKPKVDYQQVFTRHINQIFIRGENVLLVHLAQ